A single genomic interval of Acidovorax sp. 1608163 harbors:
- a CDS encoding transposase translates to MARLPRLTLPGYPHHVIQRGNNRQPIFADADDFEVFLAQLTEQALKHGVAVHAYALMENHFHLLATPDSADGLPKMMQSVGRTYAQYFNRRHGRTGTLWEGRYRSTVLEAEAYLLPCMVFLDLNPVRSGLVVQASDYRWSCASHWLGLRHDRLLSPHACYWALGNTPFAREAAYLALLESGLAASQQKSLVDSALNGWALGSATFLEEIQAKTVRRVTRSQPGRPRKAQTDH, encoded by the coding sequence ATGGCCCGTTTGCCCCGACTGACTTTGCCCGGTTACCCGCACCATGTGATTCAGCGGGGCAACAACCGCCAGCCCATTTTTGCCGATGCCGACGACTTTGAAGTCTTTCTGGCGCAATTGACAGAGCAGGCGCTCAAGCATGGCGTGGCAGTGCATGCCTATGCGCTGATGGAGAACCACTTCCACTTGCTGGCGACACCTGATTCTGCAGACGGGCTGCCCAAGATGATGCAATCGGTGGGCCGCACTTATGCCCAGTACTTCAACCGCCGCCATGGTCGCACCGGCACTTTGTGGGAAGGGCGCTACCGCTCTACGGTGCTGGAAGCGGAGGCTTATCTTTTGCCTTGCATGGTGTTTTTGGACCTGAATCCGGTGCGTAGCGGCTTGGTGGTGCAAGCCTCTGACTACCGGTGGTCCTGCGCATCCCATTGGCTGGGCCTGCGTCATGACCGTCTCCTGTCACCCCATGCTTGCTACTGGGCGCTGGGCAACACTCCCTTCGCGCGCGAAGCCGCCTATTTGGCCCTGCTCGAGTCTGGCTTGGCCGCATCGCAGCAAAAGTCTCTGGTGGACTCTGCTTTGAACGGGTGGGCGCTGGGGTCTGCGACGTTCTTGGAAGAAATCCAGGCGAAGACAGTGCGCCGCGTGACCCGCTCTCAGCCTGGAAGGCCTCGCAAAGCGCAGACTGACCACTGA